Genomic DNA from Prevotella intermedia ATCC 25611 = DSM 20706:
CCTTCGGCTACTCCATCGAACTTCACAATGATGTATCGTTCTTTTGCGTAGGCACTCAAATCAACCGTCTGACGTTCCCAGCCGTTCTTTGTTGTCTTGCTAAGGTCATACTGTGCTGCTGTATGGTCTTTGCCATCGGGTGTCTGCACCAATACTTTCAGTGTGGCTTCGTTGCCTATCAAAGAGTAAAGGTCGAAGAATAATTTAGGATTTGTAGCCCCTGAAAGAGCAACCTTCGGCATATTGACCGAAGTTTCATCACCCTTTTGTATGGTAAACTCTACATCTTTTCCAGCATATTCTTCAACATAGTTTGCCCAAACGAGGCTACCGCCGTCGTTATCAGAAGCAGCATCGGGAACTACACGCCACGCAGCTGCCGTTTTACGACTGTTGTATTGTTCGTTGCCTAACAAGGAAGCAAAACCATTGTCTAACTGTCCGCCCTTCATACTCTCTTTGAAAGGTAGCGGAATGCACGGACCTACTACCACTCCACGAGCAGTAACATAGTCGCTCTGCCCACCGTCGCCGTTGGCTCTGACGGCAAACCACGCCAAGGTTTGAGTCTTTCCGTCTTCCATTGTGGTTTTGTTAGGGTCAAAAGGTATAGTTGTGCTTGTTTCGCCAGGGTTGCTTGTCGTCAGCGAGTCGCTCAACTCGTATCCGAACTCGCCCTTCTCAAGTGCAAAGAACGTTACGCTGACACCTTCTGGGTCGAAATATCCACCGTTGGCTCCCGTTGATTTAAAGGTGTCCCACACTGCTTTCAGCTTCGTTCCTTCGTCCGTAAACACAATGCCCGTAGGATTATGAGGACGGTCTAGTCCTATAAATGCCCTGCCTGCAGACTTGCGTCCGATATGCCCATCAAGGAAAGGCGCAATGGTATAGGTGTGGAAGCCACCTGCCGGAACGTCTTTGTCTGTCCATTCCACTCGTGTGCCTGGCGTTGATGCGTCAAGGCGGGCTACCTGCATTCCATCTCTGCTTACAACAAAGCTGTCTACGCGGTTCAACATCGCCCCGTTGAGGCTGACACTCGGAGTGATAAAGCTGACGGTTGCTTGTAGTACACCTTTTTGTGCAGGGGTAATTGTCAGCGATTTTACCGAATCGGGAGCCGCAGCGTATGCGGTTTTGGTAATAGTAATGCTGTCTACAGCTATCTGATACTTGTCTTTGGCACTGGTATTATCGTGGAAACCAATATAGAAGTTGCCGTTTGCATCGGGAATAATATCAGCAGTGCATACTTGCCACTGTCCGTTGGTTTCTGAAAAGTCAGGAGTGAAAGTCTTTATTAAGGTGTTTGTCAGTTGTTCAGGATTGTTTCCCTTTCCCCACTTTACCTCGAGCGTGTTTCTATGCGTGTCCATTATATTACGCACTTTAAACGCTACTGTGTAAACACGGTCTGATGTTAGATGTATAGGAGGCGTTACAAGCCAGTCGTCGCTGGCTATTGTAGCGTGCGTTTGATGGCTCATGGCACCATAACCCAACACTCCGTTACACCACCATGTGAACTTGTCGTTGTTTGCATCAATTACTTTGAACATTGACAAAGCAGACGCTCCTTCAAATCTATAACTCCAGTCAGGTTCTATAGCTGAACCTGCTACCACGGGAGCAGTGTTAGCCCAGCGGCTGCCCTTTACATCGCCACTGATTGCTCTGACCGCATATATATAGCTTGCCTGTTGCGCTGCTGAGACATCATCGGTGCATGATGTGCTGCTAATGCCTATCGCCACATTTGTGGTGTCGCGCCCTTGTATGCGTATTACATCATAGGTCAGAGTGCCAAGTGTACCATGATGAATGCCTGCCGTAGGTTCAGTCCATGTTATTGTTACCACACCATTTGCCAATGTTGCTGTAGGATTGCCTACTGTTTCTGGCTCATCAAATCCAATCCATTGCTTGACGGTAGTTGCTGGCGATGTTCCTGCAGAGTTTGATGCAATAACCACAAAGCTGTATTCGCCACTATTTGATAACTGAACAGGTTTGCTGATAGCTGCACCAGATTGAGCTGTGCCCGTAGCCAATTGAGTTCCATTGGCTGTAATAACATAATCAACATTCCCGTGCAGATTATCTCCTCCGACTGTCTTAGTGGGCAAAGTAAAACTCACAGTACCATTAAAGCTTGTTCCGTTGAATGTTACTGCCAACTGAGATACAGCAGCAGGTGCGTCACTATCGGCTGGAGCAGGAGCTATCGCCATACCATACAGCGTGATATTGGTATCGGCTATTTTTGTAACAGCACCTGTAGTCAAATCAACCGTGTAGAGAGCAGTGTTATAGTCCTTGTCTTGCGCATACCAATAAAAAGTATTATCCTTTGGATCTATTTCTCCCGTTTGGAAGTAAGGGCCTCCCCAATCGTCTGTTAGTTCAATACCAGTTGAACCAATTTTAGTTTCTACGCCATCGGTTGTAGAGATTTTATAAAGAATACCATCTGAAGCTATACCATAAAGGCGATTATCAGATGTTACGCCCATAGCCACATACTTACGCGTGGTCGTTCCAAACGCAGTACGTTTGCGTATGCGGTAGTCTACTGTACCCAACTCGTATTGTTGATTGCTGGCAGTACTGTTGTAGAATTCTCCATACACCGTACCGTCTTTTGCCTGTGCTGTTTCCAATGCCGCAAGCGAGAAATCATTATAATTCTTTCCGCTACCTTCCCACGTGGAGAGGTCGTAGGTATAAAGCGTTAGTTCTCCACTTCCCACGCCATAACGTTGGAAATCTACCGTATACAGTTTGCCGTCGGCTATCTGTACACCGTTTTTGGCAATGCGTTGGGCTTGCTTCCCCAGTTGGGTAAAGCTTATCTTGCCCCCTGTACTTTGAGGATGGAAAGAATAATAGCCCCATTCCCCGTTAATAGTAGCGTTACCCCAAAGCGTAACAGAGGGGTCGATGGCTCTCGGTGCCCCATTAGACGCCTTGCGGACGATTGATTTCCCCAATGGAGTAAGGCGCATCGGCAGCCTTTCAGACTGTGTTGGGTTTGGTTTCGTCAATCTATGGGCTTTTTGTGCCACACTGACTGTTGAAGTAAACAGACCCACTGCTGATAAAATGATAGTAGTAAGTGCTTTTTTCATATAATGTTAAAATGATAGATTTGTATTAATGCAAGAGATAAAGTACTTTCATTAAATCCTCTAAAAGAAATTTTAAGGCATACTCTAAAACTTCTCTGTTATGGAAAACCATA
This window encodes:
- a CDS encoding choice-of-anchor J domain-containing protein — encoded protein: MKKALTTIILSAVGLFTSTVSVAQKAHRLTKPNPTQSERLPMRLTPLGKSIVRKASNGAPRAIDPSVTLWGNATINGEWGYYSFHPQSTGGKISFTQLGKQAQRIAKNGVQIADGKLYTVDFQRYGVGSGELTLYTYDLSTWEGSGKNYNDFSLAALETAQAKDGTVYGEFYNSTASNQQYELGTVDYRIRKRTAFGTTTRKYVAMGVTSDNRLYGIASDGILYKISTTDGVETKIGSTGIELTDDWGGPYFQTGEIDPKDNTFYWYAQDKDYNTALYTVDLTTGAVTKIADTNITLYGMAIAPAPADSDAPAAVSQLAVTFNGTSFNGTVSFTLPTKTVGGDNLHGNVDYVITANGTQLATGTAQSGAAISKPVQLSNSGEYSFVVIASNSAGTSPATTVKQWIGFDEPETVGNPTATLANGVVTITWTEPTAGIHHGTLGTLTYDVIRIQGRDTTNVAIGISSTSCTDDVSAAQQASYIYAVRAISGDVKGSRWANTAPVVAGSAIEPDWSYRFEGASALSMFKVIDANNDKFTWWCNGVLGYGAMSHQTHATIASDDWLVTPPIHLTSDRVYTVAFKVRNIMDTHRNTLEVKWGKGNNPEQLTNTLIKTFTPDFSETNGQWQVCTADIIPDANGNFYIGFHDNTSAKDKYQIAVDSITITKTAYAAAPDSVKSLTITPAQKGVLQATVSFITPSVSLNGAMLNRVDSFVVSRDGMQVARLDASTPGTRVEWTDKDVPAGGFHTYTIAPFLDGHIGRKSAGRAFIGLDRPHNPTGIVFTDEGTKLKAVWDTFKSTGANGGYFDPEGVSVTFFALEKGEFGYELSDSLTTSNPGETSTTIPFDPNKTTMEDGKTQTLAWFAVRANGDGGQSDYVTARGVVVGPCIPLPFKESMKGGQLDNGFASLLGNEQYNSRKTAAAWRVVPDAASDNDGGSLVWANYVEEYAGKDVEFTIQKGDETSVNMPKVALSGATNPKLFFDLYSLIGNEATLKVLVQTPDGKDHTAAQYDLSKTTKNGWERQTVDLSAYAKERYIIVKFDGVAEGSKVFIGVDNINIINQLERNLAAVSIEAPESVVAGKKGTVKMVVKNLGAATVSRYFALLYINGNQCDAVSRLKELSPMATDTISLKLPVAINEQATSLQVKAMIIYDGDMQLTDNETETKTVKVVPSPYGRINDLKAEVVADNKVVLTWGCPVLPEPERIDDGFEGYAPFAKNMTPWTMVDGDKGMAGALQPSSTFPGQGEPFAFTAFNPNWWIEDMTNVNPGLAPHGGNQYAAAVYGYDSNRKFVAQNNWLISPRLSGRKQEVTFYVMNIATRTGDTSYAEHFDILYSTEGADTANFVKIKSEKADGTIAYNESANWKYITVEVPEGAKYFAIHHNTPKGKSYIFGVDDVSYEQVSTGADDDITEYVIYRDGKKIASVKGNQQTYTNSRVSGDHVYNVTVVYTSKDGEVNESGFSNDASTSATSVNSVEETPSSYDITNINGVRVRTGAKDKNGLKRGVYIINGKKCVVK